A window of the Megalopta genalis isolate 19385.01 chromosome 2, iyMegGena1_principal, whole genome shotgun sequence genome harbors these coding sequences:
- the dbo gene encoding kelch-like protein diablo translates to MVLQIDSVWGWASPPLRLQLGGSRGASGRATAGAPSSQRMGEMVVERAPSPARLSHTSEKHPRATLTELNVLRRHRELCDVVLNVGSRKIFAHRVILSACSPYFRAMFTGELAESRQTEVTIRDIDEMAMELLIDFCYTSHIIVEEANVQTLLPAACLLQLAEIQDICCEFLKRQLDPSNCLGIRAFADTHSCRELLRIADKFTQHNFQEVMESEEFLLLPVGQLVDIISSDELNVRTEEQVFSAVMNWVKYNVTERRQHLAQVLQHVRLPLLSPKFLVGTVGSDLLVRSDDACRDLVDEAKNYLLLPQERPLMQGPRTRPRKPTRRGEVLFAVGGWCSGDAIASVERFDPNTADWKMVAPMSKRRCGVGVAVLNDLLYAVGGHDGQSYLNSIERYDPQTNQWSCDVAPTTSCRTSVGVAVLDGFLYAVGGQDGVQCLNHVERYDPKENKWSKVSPMTTRRLGVAVAVLGGYLYAIGGSDGQSPLNTVERYDPRQNKWFQISPMSTRRKHLGCAVFNNLIYAVGGRDDCMELSSAERYNPHTNSWSPIVAMTSRRSGVGLAVVNGLLYAVGGFDGTAYLKTIEVYDSEQNQWKLCGCMNYRRLGGGVGVMRAPQTENYIW, encoded by the exons ATGGTGTTGCAGATAGACTCGGTGTGGGGTTGGGCGTCACCCCCACTGCGCCTCCAGCTAGGGGGGTCGAGGGGCGCCTCGGGGAGAGCGACCGCGGGCGCCCCATCCTCGCAGAGGATGGGTGAAATGGTTGTGGAACGCGCGCCTTCTCCAGCCCGTCTCAGCCATACCTCTGAAAAACATCCTCGTGCTACGCTCACAGAACTGAACGTTCTTCGTCGGCATCGGGAACTCTGCGATGTCGTGCTCAATGTCGGCTCTAGGAAGATATTTGCACATCGTGTCATCCTATCAGCGTGTAGTCCGTACTTCAG AGCAATGTTTACTGGGGAGTTGGCGGAATCTCGACAAACTGAAGTGACGATTCGTGACATAGACGAAATGGCAATGGAATTATTAATAGACTTTTGTTATACTTCACACATCATCGTCGAAGAAGCAAATGTTCAAACTCTCCTTCCAGCAGCGTGCCTTCTCCAGCTAGCAGAAATTCAAGATATATGTTGCGAGTTTCTCAAACGCCAACTCGACCCCTCTAATTGTCTAGGTATACGAGCGTTCGCGGACACTCATTCTTGTCGAGAACTTTTACGAATCGCGGACAAGTTCACGCAACATAATTTTCAGGAA GTAATGGAAAGCGAAGAATTTCTGTTACTACCCGTCGGCCAGTTAGTAGATATTATCTCTTCGGATGAGCTAAACGTGCGGACAGAGGAACAAGTGTTTAGCGCGGTGATGAATTGGGTTAAATACAATGTTACCGAGAGGAGACAACATTTAGCGCAAGTTCTTCAGCACGTCCGACTACCACTTCTTAGTCCAAAATTTTTAGTTGGCACCGTAGGGTCTGATCTTCTAGTGCGATCCGACGATGCGTGCAGAGACTTGGTGGACGAGGCAAAGAATTACTTGTTGCTTCCCCAAGAAAGGCCGTTGATGCAAGGTCCTAGAACACGCCCCAGGAAACCAACGAGACGCGGTGAGGTGTTGTTTGCCGTCGGAGGATGGTGTTCCGGCGACGCGATTGCGAGCGTTGAAAGATTCGATCCGAATACCGCAGACTGGAAAATGGTTGCACCGATGAGTAAAAGACGATGCGGTGTAGGAGTTGCAGTACTGAATGACTTATTGTATGCGGTGGGCGGTCACGACGGGCAAAGCTATTTAAATAGTATCGAAAGATACGATCCCCAAACGAACCAGTGGTCGTGTGATGTGGCGCCAACTACGTCTTGTCGGACGAGTGTGGGTGTCGCGGTATTGGATGGTTTTCTTTATGCTGTGGGTGGTCAGGATGGTGTACAATGTTTAAATCACGTCGAAAG GTACGATCCTAAAGAAAATAAATGGTCTAAAGTATCACCAATGACTACCAGAAGACTTGGTGTTGCTGTTGCTGTATTAGGCGGTTATTTATATGCCATCGGCGGGTCTGATGGACAGTCGCCTTTAAATACAGTGGAAAGATATGATCCAaggcaaaacaagtggtttcaAATATCTCCTATGTCTACGAGACGTAAGCATTTAGGCTGTGCTGTATTTAATAATCTAATTTATGCTGTCGGAGGACGAGATGACTGTATGGAACTCTCAAGTGCAGAACGGTATAATCCCCACACAAATTCGTGGAGTCCGATAGTTGCTATGACATCGAGAAGAAGCGGG GTGGGTTTGGCGGTAGTGAATGGTTTGCTATACGCTGTGGGTGGCTTCGACGGAACTGCCTATTTAAAAACAATAGAAGTGTACGATTCGGAGCAAAATCAATGGAAACTGTGCGGTTGTATGAATTATAGAAGATTAGGTGGAGGAGTGGGAGTAATGCGGGCCCCACAAACCGAAAACTACATTTGGTAG
- the CNPYb gene encoding FGF signaling regulator protein canopy b, with translation MWFLIRNFLTYLLLAHFAISGPEEEQGVKYANKCEVCKVVATELEARLDETGKTHDVLEIGYSVDDVLPKRKKEYKKSELRLVESTEGLCDRILDYNIHKERSDSTRFAKGMSETFRTLHGLVDKGVKVELGIPYELWDKPSVEITTLKTQCENLLENHESDIEDWYHNHQGEIPLIRYLCSERALKNDDDSCLKEKGDTFKEKKEKKKKKKGKDNANSKEKEKKTKEEL, from the exons ATGTGGTTTTTAATACGAAATTTTTTAACTTATTTGTTACTTGCACACTTCGCGATCAGCGGTCCAGAGGAAGAACAAGGTGTTAAatatgcaaataaatgcgaag TTTGCAAAGTCGTTGCCACGGAATTGGAGGCCAGACTTGACGAAACTGGAAAAACGCACGATGTGCTTGAAATTGGCTATTCCGTCGATGATGTCCTGCCCAAGAGAAAGAAGGAGTATAAAAAGTC TGAGTTACGATTAGTAGAAAGCACAGAGGGTCTTTGCGACAGAATATTGGATTATAACATTCACAAAGAACGTTCGGACAGCACCAGATTTGCCAAGGGGATGAGTGAAACATTCAGAACACTTCATGGACTTGT GGATAAAGGTGTTAAAGTTGAATTAGGAATTCCGTATGAACTATGGGATAAACCATCCGTAGAAATCACAACTTTGAAAACGCAGTGTGAAAACTTATTAGAAAATCATGAATCTGATATAGAGGACTGGTATCACAATCATCAAGGAGAAATTCCTTTAATTAG atatttatgTTCAGAGAGGGCATTAAAGAACGATGATGATTCTTGTCTGAAAGAAAAAGGTGATACTTTTAAAgaaaagaaggagaagaaaaagaagaagaagggaAAAGACAATGCAAACagtaaagaaaaagaaaaaaagacaaaGGAGGAATTATAA
- the LOC117223436 gene encoding glandular kallikrein, prostatic, whose protein sequence is MSMHIFLLFLLLINLNEYQTLLLRGKRVLEGQFPWLLQFQTISPCGGILLSSDWVLTAAQCVQEKRNSIILVATGLNGIGSRQSISVKATYIHPDYDVYSILPDRDHNIALLKLVEPFVCDAKITLPNVKRVDSDNYTSCFIFGWQSYLPPSSKVFAKPMQYNEVIINSWKSCTRMIKANTNYTNYTNVFCTMVEFKDGMEACAGNPGSPVVCENHYREIAVLGIASWSNFSLECGDLPTYLDLSIYRAWLYNLVLNNKTEKLDNNGSYTLESTRVRLQNVSLIGSADQEISTESINITKFWNKLHTPLNIESYISTSVAHNFHHYHHRPNHANNHEFTNLNRSSLYNGRFKTIAAERNNDTTEFNSFEFLLPLTIKNVVTSCSNIAITCKNIYFLIYILLYF, encoded by the exons ATGTCAATGCACATTTTTCTGCTCTTTTTACTGTTGATAAATTTGAATGAATATCAAACTCTGTTGCTCAGAGGGAAAAGGGTACTTGAAGGTCAGTTTCCTTGGTTGTTACAATTTCAAACAATATCACCATGCGGTGGAATACTTCTTTCATCGGATTGGGTTTTAACTGCTGCACAATGTGTACAAGAGAAAAGAAAC TCTATTATTTTGGTTGCTACTGGATTAAATGGAATTGGCTCTAGACAATCAATATCTGTGAAGGCTACTTATATACACCCTGACTATGATGTCTATTCTATTTTACCCGATCGAGACCACAACATAGCTCTCTTGAAACTCGTTGAACCATTTGTGTGTGACGCCAAAATTACTTTACCTAATGTCAAACGTGTTGATTCTGATAATTACACGTCGTGTTTCATATTTGGATGGCAGAGTTACCTTCCACCTTCTTCGAAAGTATTTGCTAAACCAATGCAATATAACGAAGTAATAATCAACTCCTGGAAATCTTGCACACGCATGATAAAAGCAAATACCAATTATACAAATTACACAAATGTGTTCTGCACAATGGTTGAATTTAAAGATGGAATGGAAGCTTGCGCTGGTAATCCTGGTTCTCCAGTTGTATGTGAAAACCATTACCGTGAAATAGCTGTACTTGGAATCGCTTCATGGTCAAATTTTTCTTTAGAGTGTGGAGACTTACCAACATACCTTGACCTCAGCATATACAG GGCGTGGCTATACAATTTAGTTCTTAATAATAAAACAGAAAAATTAGATAATAATGGTAGTTATACCCTAGAGAGCACAAGGGTACGCTTACAGAATGTATCTCTAATAGGAAGCGCAGATCAAGAAATATCAACAGAAAGTATAAACATAACTAAATTTTGGAATAAATTGCATACTCCTTTAAATATTGAAAGTTATATAAGCACGTCAGTAGCCCATAATTTCCATCACTATCATCATCGTCCAAATCATGCAAATAATCATGAATTTACAAATCTAAACAGATCTTCGTTATACAATGGAAGATTTAAGACAATCGCGGCTGAACGTAACAATGACACAACCGAGTTCAATAgctttgaatttttattaccaCTTACTATTAAAAATGTGGTAACCTCTTGCTCCAATATTGCTATTACATGcaagaatatttattttctaatcTATATTTTACTATACTTTTGA
- the mRpS33 gene encoding mitochondrial ribosomal protein S33, giving the protein MANKYVDLTKVGTVYAKNMNRLSNKIFGEATRETNRRSMKVVKLFSELPTYKNPEIVRYYPQHNEISTLMKQLRLYGLYRDEHADFKDEYQRLRELRGKQKWVPPIKRK; this is encoded by the coding sequence ATGGCTAATAAATATGTGGATCTCACTAAAGTGGGTACTGTTTACGCCAAGAATATGAATCGCCTAAGTAATAAAATTTTCGGTGAGGCAACTAGAGAGACCAATCGCAGATCTATGAAAGTTGTAAAATTATTCAGTGAATTACCTACATACAAAAATCCAGAGATTGTTCGTTATTATCCGCAACACAATGAAATTAGTACGTTAATGAAGCAGCTTAGACTTTATGGTCTTTATAGAGATGAACATGCAGATTTCAAGGATGAGTATCAGCGTTTGAGAGAATTACGTGGTAAACAGAAATGGGTTCCTCCTATAAAGAGGAAATAA
- the nmdyn-D7 gene encoding nucleoside diphosphate kinase homolog 7 → MSVDHNEKYIFEAEWYDKIASILKNFYLYYYPYDNTVELFDIKAKKTFLRRTKCDGIKAEDFYVGAIVTIFSRNIKITDYADCATRKKLQTKMQKTFAMVKTDALDHLGEILKRIVSCDFHIANIKMVKLTQEEATAFCEDRESTDTTYVVNYLISGPVVALEILGDHAITRWLELIGPDDSEEARSKAPKSLRACYGKDSIHNGLHGSLTEENAKKELQFFFPDSKSKKKGPSNTATLKDCTCCIIKPHAVQAKLAGNIINDIQKAGYTISALQQFNVNPFDAEEFLEVYKGVLSDYGAMVGELQSGPCIVMELKHKDQTFDVQGEFRKWCGPMDPDIARQVRPNTLRAKYGKTKVQNAIHCSDLPEDGSLEAEYFFKILDNS, encoded by the exons atGTCGGTGGATCAtaacgaaaaatatattttcgagGCTGAGTGGTACGATAAAATAGCCAGCATCttgaagaatttttatttatactattatccGTACGACAATACCGTTGAATTG TTCGATATAAAAGCGAAAAAAACATTTTTGAGGAGAACGAAATGCGACGGCATAAAGGCAGAGGATTTTTACGTTGGCGCTATCGTAACGATTTTTTcacgaaatataaaaataacggaTTATGCGGACTGTGCTACGCGAAAGAAATTGCAAACGAAAATGCAGAA AACATTTGCGATGGTAAAGACAGATGCGCTTGACCATTTGGGAGAGATATTGAAACGAATAGTCTCCTGTGACTTTCACATTGCCAACATTAAAATGGTCAAACTGACCCAGGAGGAGGCAACAGCGTTCTGCGAAGACAGGGAGAGCACGGATACAAC GTACGTTGTAAATTATCTTATCTCAGGTCCTGTTGTAGCTTTAGAAATATTGGGTGATCATGCAATTACACGTTGGCTAGAATTAATTGGACCAGACGATAGCGAGGAAGCTCGTTCTAAAGCTCCGAAATCTCTCAGAGCTTGTTATGGTAAAGACAGCATTCACAATGGTTTGCACGGTTCTCTAACCGAGGAAAATGCAAAAAAA GAATTACAATTCTTCTTTCCCGACTCAAAAAGTAAAAAGAAGGGGCCATCGAATACAGCTACTTTAAAAGACTGCACTTGTTGCATTATTAAACCACACGCTGTCCAAGCTAAGCTAGCAG GGAACATTATTAACGACATTCAAAAAGCTGGTTACACAATTTCTGCTCTACAACAATTTAATGTTAATCCATTTGATGCGGAAGAGTTCTTAGAAGTCTATAAGGGTGTACTCTCTGATTACGGG GCCATGGTGGGAGAACTTCAATCTGGACCATGCATCGTAATGGAACTAAAGCACAAAGATCAGACATTCGATGTACAAGGAGAATTTAGGAAATGGTGCGGTCCTATGGATCCG GATATAGCAAGGCAAGTTAGACCGAACACCCTTCGAGCTAAATACGGGAAGACAAAAGTACAAAATGCTATACACTGTTCCGATTTACCCGAAGATGGAAGTTTAGAG GCGGAATACTTTTTCAAGATCCTTGATAACAGTTAA